The Bacillus spongiae genomic interval AATGAACTTCAAAAGTGGATTTCAATTTTAGCCGTAAGGGAGCAATGGGGTGGCAGCAATTATTTATCAGAAGAATTGCTTCGGATGTGCTTAACTAGGGGGAAATTATGTGAAAGCATAGGGAAAAAACTATTAGGAAATGAGGGTTCATCTTCTTGTTTTCTTTTAGGCATGTTTTCATTAATGGATACGGTTTTACAAACCCCGATGAAGAAAATTTTAGAGGATTTACCTTTAGATGAGGAAATTAAGGATGCTTTAAATGGAAAAGACAATCTTCTTCATCATATATTACAGGCGGTTAAGTCATGCGAATCAGGAGAATGGGATTACGTCGAAAGCTTTATTTCTACATATACGGTTTCATCTCAATTTGTGTTTACATCTTTTAAAGAAGCCTGCGTATGGACTGAGAGTGTACTTAAACATGAATTAGTGAATCGAACAAAGTCTAGTCAATCAAGCTATGTTAATTGAGGCGACCGTCATCTGTCGTCAAGAATCGGACAATAGTATGAAGAATTTTCCCTTTTAAATGAGAGTGGTCGTATTCAATTGTATAAAGAGCAAGCACCATACTTGAGTTTAATTTGTCCTAATGTAGTATGCCATATTTTTATACAGAGGATCACCTATTGGAGGAATATACATAAATTGATTATTGCGAAATAGTATAAACTGTGGCAATCTTATAGAAAATCAATTGACTTATAATGGACGGGGGAGACAAGATGGATATTCAATTAATTAAATGTCATGGGTCGGGGAATGATTTTATCTTAATTGATGAAATGGAACATGATCACCAAATGACAGATCAAGATAGAGAAAATTTAGCCATCGCACTGTGCGACAGGAAAAGTAGCATTGGCGCGGATGGGATACTCTTTGTATTAGAAAGTCAGCAGGCAGCAGCTAGAATGCGAGTCTTTAATGCTGATGGTTCTGAAGCATCGATGTGTGGAAATGGCTTACGATGTGTCGCAAGATACATTTGTGAAAAATTAAGTTTATCAGAAGTACTAATCGAAACGATGAAGGCAAATTTATTGGTTTCCCAAGAAAAAGAAATTTACGAGGGAATACCTACTTACAAAGTAGAAATATCGCCGGTTTCCTTTCATCTTTCCGATTTGCCTCTGAATATAGAACGCGCAGAGAAATTAATAAATGAAACGGTTCCTGAACTTTCCGACACGATTCGTTTTACTGCCGTCGCTGTCCCTAATCCTCATTTAATCGCTATGGTGGATACGGACCAAATTATTTCGAATGAACAAAAGGTTATTTCTGAAAAAGTAAATATGCCAAATAATTTATTCCCGGATGGAGTAAACGTTAGTTTTGTTCATCCGCTTGGCGATAAGGCTATTTATGTAAGAACTTTTGAAAGAGGAGTAGGCTTTACGAATGCTTGTGGGACAGCCATGAGTGCCTCAACATTAATTTATAGAATGATTACCAAGCAATCTTTTGAGACATCAATTGATGTTTTTAATAATGGTGGTATGGTAAGATGTGTACCTCATGAAGTAAGAAAAGGCCAGTTCAAAATCGATTTGATTGGCAATGCAACGTATGTATTCAAAGCATCAATATCAGTCGACTTAAAAACACCGGATAAATTCTCTGTCCTTTCAAAAGAAGAGACTGATGAACAAGTCTCGTATCGGAACCTAGAAAAGTATGCCCAAAAAGTGGTTGACGAACATATCTTTCATTAAAAAAAGCGACTGCGTGTAAATGCGTGGTCGCCTTTATTATAATAAGAAGC includes:
- the dapF gene encoding diaminopimelate epimerase, which translates into the protein MDIQLIKCHGSGNDFILIDEMEHDHQMTDQDRENLAIALCDRKSSIGADGILFVLESQQAAARMRVFNADGSEASMCGNGLRCVARYICEKLSLSEVLIETMKANLLVSQEKEIYEGIPTYKVEISPVSFHLSDLPLNIERAEKLINETVPELSDTIRFTAVAVPNPHLIAMVDTDQIISNEQKVISEKVNMPNNLFPDGVNVSFVHPLGDKAIYVRTFERGVGFTNACGTAMSASTLIYRMITKQSFETSIDVFNNGGMVRCVPHEVRKGQFKIDLIGNATYVFKASISVDLKTPDKFSVLSKEETDEQVSYRNLEKYAQKVVDEHIFH